The following coding sequences are from one Xiphias gladius isolate SHS-SW01 ecotype Sanya breed wild chromosome 14, ASM1685928v1, whole genome shotgun sequence window:
- the gigyf2 gene encoding GRB10-interacting GYF protein 2 isoform X1, translating to MAETQTLNFGPEWLRALSGGGGSSVGGSSSAVASPPLSPALPKYKLADYRYGREEMLALYVKDNKIPIDLHDKEFLPILQEEPLPPLALVSFTEEEQRNFSMSVNSAAVLRLTGRGGGPIAGAPRGRSTSRGRGRGRGDGGFYQRSFDDVEGFGRGGREMHRSQSWEERGDRRFEKPGRKDPDAAPGHFQMNHIRGNYEDGGTGLPRKHDFTRSESENWRTSRDDQNGEDDEGGWRLAGSRRDSDRWCPPSPDGPRSAGWREHPDQRRRFPFDAREDERGYRRPRSGSGSLEDERDSLPEWCLEDADEEAGTFDSSGAFLSLKKASKEPILEEAELDFKPLEECEEGLEEEEDSQPKETKETETELKREADRKELARVSEEAPPVAPPVAPPVPEPQAPAQSLSPSQPSRTEETERPAERQPPLELPPEPCKVPLHIPMSNSILESLPMTHISTTLAEVSVPSPSIQLPQQKPMEVPVATNNPLPFPSSIMAPIGRPTTVPHDTDEDEGLKHFEQEAEKMVAYLQDGVVDDDRLAAKTSEKPKPAGLPLTHEAALKWFYKDPQGEIQGPFSNQEMTEWFQAGYFTVSLLVKRGCDEVFQPLGEIMKMWGRVPFTPGPAPPPLQGDGDQERLKRQQELTALNLYQLQQLQYQYLLRQQYAQALAQQKAAALSSAPLQQQQQHQQQINLLLQQYQTLKIRASESLLPPVTRSLSVPDSGSVWEMQNPSSQASCTPNLGQAAPSTWDGSSVWDLPIDSMAQAPTIEQMQQLEKSKAAKLELERREAEMRAKREEEERKRLEEALRARQEEERKRLEEEELARQKQEEALRRQREQEEAQRRQKEEEERLAQEEALRRLEERRREEEERRKREEFLRKQEDERRKQEELEALRRREEEKRAEEEAAAAAAAAALAQQQQEEQKRREQEAQRQQELQRQRQQQQEALRRLQQQQQQQQQQLAQMKLPSSSKWGQQSANAINQTQNALSLAEIQKLEEERERQVREEQRRQQQELLKLQQQQALQQAQQPHAKLSGWGNVAKQPVVTKSLLEIQREEAQQMKQRKEQQQQQQQQQQQQQQQQQQPQQHHHHHPIVTQQTRPQNRTTSLSNSVWGSVNTSTCTNWGSDSSSIWGDTHNSNMGFWDEAVKEAVQQPPQPRKGSMQKNNKGNANLGNTLSGRANKKVEEEEKLLKLFQGVNKSQQDTFMQWCEQTLHTLNTANNLDVPTFASFLKEVDSPYEVHDYIRAYLGDTPEAKDFAKQFLERRAKQNANQQKQAPQNQQQVLKQQQDSVWGGTGSTSLYQSNHMSGQQQRFETVTSGKKKKKQKMVRADPSLLGFSVNASSERLNMGEIETLEDF from the exons ATGGCGGAAACCCAGACACTTAACTTTGGACCAGAATG gCTCCGTGCCCTGTCTGGAGGTGGTGGCAGCAGTGTTGGTGGAAGCAGCAGTGCTGTTGCCTCTCCACCCCTCTCACCTGCATTGCCAAAGTATAAACTTGCAGACTATCGCTACGGGAGAGAAGAAATGTTAGCACTTTATGTAAAGGATAACAAG ATCCCTATAGACCTACATGATAAGGAGTTCCTGCCCATATTGCAAGAGGAGCCCTTGCCGCCTCTGGCACTCGTGTCTTTTACAGAAGAGGAACAG AGAAATTTTTCCATGTCTGTAAACAGTGCAGCTGTACTTCGGCTGACAGGCCGAGGAGGCGGTCCGATAGCAGGCGCACCAAGAGGCCGAAGTACCTCAAGGGGTAGAG GCCGggggagaggagatggagggttTTACCAAAGAAGTTTTGATGATGTAGAAGGTTTTGGTcgtggagggagggagatgcaTCGCTCGCAGAGCTGGGAAGAAAG GGGAGATAGAAGGTTTGAAAAGCCAGGTCGAAAAGACCCAG ATGCTGCTCCAGGGCATTTTCAGATGAATCACA TCCGAGGAAACTACGAGGATGGCGGGACAGGCCTACCGAGGAAGCACGACTTCACGCGCTCAGAGAGTGAGAACTGGCGTACTTCTCGTGATGATCAGAATGGTGAGGATGATGAGGGGGGCTGGCGACTGGCAGGGTCTCGACGGGACAGTGACCGGTGGTGCCCCCCGAGCCCAG ATGGGCCTCGGTCAGCAGGGTGGCGGGAACACCCAGACCAGCGTCGCCGTTTCCCGTTTGATGCAAGAGAAGACGAGCGTGGATACAGGAGGCCACGGTCCGGCAGCGGCAGCCTGGAAGATGAGAGGGACAGCCTGCCAGAATGGTGTCTGGAGGATGCAGACGAGGAGGCGGGCACCTTCGACTCATCAGgggcctttctctctctcaag AAAGCCTCCAAGGAGCCAATCCTGGAAGAGGCAGAGCTCGACTTCAAGCCCCTGGAAGAATGTGAAGAGggcctggaggaggaggaggacagtcAGCCCAAGGAGaccaaagaaacagaaacagagctcAAGAGAGAGGCTGACCGGAAAG agtTGGCCAGAGTGTCGGAGGAGGCTCCACCTGTTGCTCCACCTGTTGCTCCCCCAGTCCCAGAGCCTCAGGCCCCTGCCCAGTCTTTGTCCCCGAGCCAGCCCAGCAGAACAGAAGAGACTGAGAGGCCAGCTGAACGGCAGCCACCCCTGGAGCTCCCGCCAGAGCCCTGCAAAGTTCCCCTGCACATCCCCATGTCTAACAGCATTCTGGAGTCCCTACCCATGACCCACATTTCTACCACCCTTGCAG AAGTATCTGTTCCATCGCCCAGCATCCAGCTACCACAGCAAAAGCCCATGGAGGTTCCTGTGGCGACCAACAATCCTTTGCCTTTCCCCTCTAGTATAATGGCACCTATTGGCAGGCCCACCACTGTGCCACATGACAcagatgaagatgagggactGAAACACTTTGAGCAG GAGGCAGAAAAGATGGTAGCGTACCTACAGGATGGCGTGGTGGATGATGACAGACTTGCAGCAAAGACTTCAGAGAAACCCAAGCCTGCAGGCCTGCCGCTTACCCATGAAGCTGCTCTCAAGTGGTTCTACAAAGACCCCCAGGGGGAGATACAGG GTCCATTCAGTAACCAGGAGATGACTGAGTGGTTTCAGGCTGGTTACTTCACAGTGTCTCTGTTAGTCAAAAGAGGTTGTGACGAAGTATTTCAACCACTGGGAGAGATCATGAAGATGTGGGGGAGGGTACCGTTCACTCCAGGCCCTGCACCTCCACCTCTACAG GGTGATGGTGATCAAGAGAGGTTGAAGAGGCAGCAGGAGCTCACTGCTCTCAACCTTTACCAGTTACAGCAGCTCCAATATCAATACCTCCTCAG GCAGCAGTATGCTCAGGCCCTGGCCCAGCAGAAAGCTGCAGCTCTTAGCTCAGCTcctcttcagcagcagcagcagcaccaacaGCAGATCAACCTGCTTCTACAGCAATACCAGACACTCAAGATAAG AGCGTCTGAGAGCCTCCTACCTCCTGTTACCCGGTCCCTGTCTGTACCAGACTCTGGTTCTGTGTGGGAAATGCAGAACCCGTCCTCTCAGGCTTCCTGCACACCAAACCTCGGACAAGCTGCTCCAAGCA CGTGGGATGGCAGCAGTGTGTGGGATTTACCCATAGATTCCATGGCACAGGCTCCAACCATTGAGCAAATGCAACAGTTAGAAAAGTCAAAGGCTGCAAAG TTGGAGCTGGAGAGGCGTGAGGCAGAAATGAGAGCcaaaagggaggaagaggaaaggaaacgTTTGGAGGAGGCCCTGAGGGCTCGACAGGAAGAGGAACGCAAACGCTTGGAAGAAGAGGAGCTGGCACGGCAAAAACAG GAGGAGGCTTTGAGGCGGCAGCGAGAGCAAGAAGAGGCACAGCGCaggcaaaaagaagaagaggagagactGGCACAGGAGGAAGCTCTCAGAAGATTAGAGGAGAGGcgaagggaagaggaggagagaaggaaacggGAAGAGTTCCTTCGCAAACAA GAAGACGAGCGCAGAAAGCAGGAGGAACTGGAAGCATTGAGGAGGCGTGAGGAGGAGAAGCGAGCGGAGGAAgaggcagctgctgctgcagcggCAGCTGCTCTTGCCCAACAGCAACAGGAGGAGCAAAaaaggagagagcaagaggCCCAAAGACAACAGGAGCTGCAAAGACAGAGGCAGCAGCAACAAGAGGCCCTCAGGAGacttcaacagcagcagcagcagcagcagcagcagcttgcaCAAATGAAG CTTCCATCCTCTTCAAAGTGGGGCCAGCAGTCGGCAAACGCTATAAACCAGACTCAGAATGCCCTTTCACTGGCCGAGATCCAGAAACTCGAAGAGGAGAGAGAACGACAGGTGCGGGAGGAG CAGCGACGTCAGCAACAAGAGCTcctgaagctgcagcagcagcaagcctTACAACAGGCTCAGCAGCCTCATGCCAAGCTGTCTGGTTGGGGTAATGTGGCCAAACAGCCTGTTGTTACCAAGTCCTTGCTGGAGATTCAGAGGGAGGAGGCCCAGCAGATGAAACAGcggaaggagcagcagcagcagcaacagcaacagcagcagcaacaacagcagcagcaacaacaaccacaacaacaccaccaccaccaccccattGTCACCCAACAGACCCGGCCTCAAAACAGAACT ACATCTCTGAGTAACTCAGTGTGGGGGTCTGTCAACACCAGCACCTGCACTAACTGGGGCTCTGACTCCAGCAGTATCTGGGGTGACACCCACAACTCTAACATGGGCTTCTGGGATGAGGCCGTGAAGGAGGCTGTTCAGCAACCTCCTCAACCCAGAAAAGGCAGCATGCAGAAGAACAACAAAGGCAACGCCAACCTCGG TAACACTTTGAGTGGGCGAGCCAATAAGAAggtagaagaggaggagaagttGCTAAAGTTGTTCCAAGGGGTCAATAAGAGCCAGCAGGACACTTTCATGCAGTGGTGCGAGCAAACCCTGCACACCCTCAACACAGCCAACAATCTGGATG TTCCTACATTTGCTTCCTTCCTGAAAGAAGTGGACTCTCCATACGAGGTGCACGACTACATCAGGGCCTATCTGGGGGACACTCCCGAGGCCAAGGACTTTGCCAAACAGTTCCTGGAACGTCGTGCCAAACAGAACGCTAACCAACAGAAACAGGCACCGCAAAACCAACAGCAAGtcctcaaacagcagcag
- the gigyf2 gene encoding GRB10-interacting GYF protein 2 isoform X2 yields MAETQTLNFGPEWLRALSGGGGSSVGGSSSAVASPPLSPALPKYKLADYRYGREEMLALYVKDNKIPIDLHDKEFLPILQEEPLPPLALVSFTEEEQRNFSMSVNSAAVLRLTGRGGGPIAGAPRGRSTSRGRGRGRGDGGFYQRSFDDVEGFGRGGREMHRSQSWEERGDRRFEKPGRKDPDAAPGHFQMNHIRGNYEDGGTGLPRKHDFTRSESENWRTSRDDQNDGPRSAGWREHPDQRRRFPFDAREDERGYRRPRSGSGSLEDERDSLPEWCLEDADEEAGTFDSSGAFLSLKKASKEPILEEAELDFKPLEECEEGLEEEEDSQPKETKETETELKREADRKELARVSEEAPPVAPPVAPPVPEPQAPAQSLSPSQPSRTEETERPAERQPPLELPPEPCKVPLHIPMSNSILESLPMTHISTTLAEVSVPSPSIQLPQQKPMEVPVATNNPLPFPSSIMAPIGRPTTVPHDTDEDEGLKHFEQEAEKMVAYLQDGVVDDDRLAAKTSEKPKPAGLPLTHEAALKWFYKDPQGEIQGPFSNQEMTEWFQAGYFTVSLLVKRGCDEVFQPLGEIMKMWGRVPFTPGPAPPPLQGDGDQERLKRQQELTALNLYQLQQLQYQYLLRQQYAQALAQQKAAALSSAPLQQQQQHQQQINLLLQQYQTLKIRASESLLPPVTRSLSVPDSGSVWEMQNPSSQASCTPNLGQAAPSTWDGSSVWDLPIDSMAQAPTIEQMQQLEKSKAAKLELERREAEMRAKREEEERKRLEEALRARQEEERKRLEEEELARQKQEEALRRQREQEEAQRRQKEEEERLAQEEALRRLEERRREEEERRKREEFLRKQEDERRKQEELEALRRREEEKRAEEEAAAAAAAAALAQQQQEEQKRREQEAQRQQELQRQRQQQQEALRRLQQQQQQQQQQLAQMKLPSSSKWGQQSANAINQTQNALSLAEIQKLEEERERQVREEQRRQQQELLKLQQQQALQQAQQPHAKLSGWGNVAKQPVVTKSLLEIQREEAQQMKQRKEQQQQQQQQQQQQQQQQQQPQQHHHHHPIVTQQTRPQNRTTSLSNSVWGSVNTSTCTNWGSDSSSIWGDTHNSNMGFWDEAVKEAVQQPPQPRKGSMQKNNKGNANLGNTLSGRANKKVEEEEKLLKLFQGVNKSQQDTFMQWCEQTLHTLNTANNLDVPTFASFLKEVDSPYEVHDYIRAYLGDTPEAKDFAKQFLERRAKQNANQQKQAPQNQQQVLKQQQDSVWGGTGSTSLYQSNHMSGQQQRFETVTSGKKKKKQKMVRADPSLLGFSVNASSERLNMGEIETLEDF; encoded by the exons ATGGCGGAAACCCAGACACTTAACTTTGGACCAGAATG gCTCCGTGCCCTGTCTGGAGGTGGTGGCAGCAGTGTTGGTGGAAGCAGCAGTGCTGTTGCCTCTCCACCCCTCTCACCTGCATTGCCAAAGTATAAACTTGCAGACTATCGCTACGGGAGAGAAGAAATGTTAGCACTTTATGTAAAGGATAACAAG ATCCCTATAGACCTACATGATAAGGAGTTCCTGCCCATATTGCAAGAGGAGCCCTTGCCGCCTCTGGCACTCGTGTCTTTTACAGAAGAGGAACAG AGAAATTTTTCCATGTCTGTAAACAGTGCAGCTGTACTTCGGCTGACAGGCCGAGGAGGCGGTCCGATAGCAGGCGCACCAAGAGGCCGAAGTACCTCAAGGGGTAGAG GCCGggggagaggagatggagggttTTACCAAAGAAGTTTTGATGATGTAGAAGGTTTTGGTcgtggagggagggagatgcaTCGCTCGCAGAGCTGGGAAGAAAG GGGAGATAGAAGGTTTGAAAAGCCAGGTCGAAAAGACCCAG ATGCTGCTCCAGGGCATTTTCAGATGAATCACA TCCGAGGAAACTACGAGGATGGCGGGACAGGCCTACCGAGGAAGCACGACTTCACGCGCTCAGAGAGTGAGAACTGGCGTACTTCTCGTGATGATCAGAATG ATGGGCCTCGGTCAGCAGGGTGGCGGGAACACCCAGACCAGCGTCGCCGTTTCCCGTTTGATGCAAGAGAAGACGAGCGTGGATACAGGAGGCCACGGTCCGGCAGCGGCAGCCTGGAAGATGAGAGGGACAGCCTGCCAGAATGGTGTCTGGAGGATGCAGACGAGGAGGCGGGCACCTTCGACTCATCAGgggcctttctctctctcaag AAAGCCTCCAAGGAGCCAATCCTGGAAGAGGCAGAGCTCGACTTCAAGCCCCTGGAAGAATGTGAAGAGggcctggaggaggaggaggacagtcAGCCCAAGGAGaccaaagaaacagaaacagagctcAAGAGAGAGGCTGACCGGAAAG agtTGGCCAGAGTGTCGGAGGAGGCTCCACCTGTTGCTCCACCTGTTGCTCCCCCAGTCCCAGAGCCTCAGGCCCCTGCCCAGTCTTTGTCCCCGAGCCAGCCCAGCAGAACAGAAGAGACTGAGAGGCCAGCTGAACGGCAGCCACCCCTGGAGCTCCCGCCAGAGCCCTGCAAAGTTCCCCTGCACATCCCCATGTCTAACAGCATTCTGGAGTCCCTACCCATGACCCACATTTCTACCACCCTTGCAG AAGTATCTGTTCCATCGCCCAGCATCCAGCTACCACAGCAAAAGCCCATGGAGGTTCCTGTGGCGACCAACAATCCTTTGCCTTTCCCCTCTAGTATAATGGCACCTATTGGCAGGCCCACCACTGTGCCACATGACAcagatgaagatgagggactGAAACACTTTGAGCAG GAGGCAGAAAAGATGGTAGCGTACCTACAGGATGGCGTGGTGGATGATGACAGACTTGCAGCAAAGACTTCAGAGAAACCCAAGCCTGCAGGCCTGCCGCTTACCCATGAAGCTGCTCTCAAGTGGTTCTACAAAGACCCCCAGGGGGAGATACAGG GTCCATTCAGTAACCAGGAGATGACTGAGTGGTTTCAGGCTGGTTACTTCACAGTGTCTCTGTTAGTCAAAAGAGGTTGTGACGAAGTATTTCAACCACTGGGAGAGATCATGAAGATGTGGGGGAGGGTACCGTTCACTCCAGGCCCTGCACCTCCACCTCTACAG GGTGATGGTGATCAAGAGAGGTTGAAGAGGCAGCAGGAGCTCACTGCTCTCAACCTTTACCAGTTACAGCAGCTCCAATATCAATACCTCCTCAG GCAGCAGTATGCTCAGGCCCTGGCCCAGCAGAAAGCTGCAGCTCTTAGCTCAGCTcctcttcagcagcagcagcagcaccaacaGCAGATCAACCTGCTTCTACAGCAATACCAGACACTCAAGATAAG AGCGTCTGAGAGCCTCCTACCTCCTGTTACCCGGTCCCTGTCTGTACCAGACTCTGGTTCTGTGTGGGAAATGCAGAACCCGTCCTCTCAGGCTTCCTGCACACCAAACCTCGGACAAGCTGCTCCAAGCA CGTGGGATGGCAGCAGTGTGTGGGATTTACCCATAGATTCCATGGCACAGGCTCCAACCATTGAGCAAATGCAACAGTTAGAAAAGTCAAAGGCTGCAAAG TTGGAGCTGGAGAGGCGTGAGGCAGAAATGAGAGCcaaaagggaggaagaggaaaggaaacgTTTGGAGGAGGCCCTGAGGGCTCGACAGGAAGAGGAACGCAAACGCTTGGAAGAAGAGGAGCTGGCACGGCAAAAACAG GAGGAGGCTTTGAGGCGGCAGCGAGAGCAAGAAGAGGCACAGCGCaggcaaaaagaagaagaggagagactGGCACAGGAGGAAGCTCTCAGAAGATTAGAGGAGAGGcgaagggaagaggaggagagaaggaaacggGAAGAGTTCCTTCGCAAACAA GAAGACGAGCGCAGAAAGCAGGAGGAACTGGAAGCATTGAGGAGGCGTGAGGAGGAGAAGCGAGCGGAGGAAgaggcagctgctgctgcagcggCAGCTGCTCTTGCCCAACAGCAACAGGAGGAGCAAAaaaggagagagcaagaggCCCAAAGACAACAGGAGCTGCAAAGACAGAGGCAGCAGCAACAAGAGGCCCTCAGGAGacttcaacagcagcagcagcagcagcagcagcagcttgcaCAAATGAAG CTTCCATCCTCTTCAAAGTGGGGCCAGCAGTCGGCAAACGCTATAAACCAGACTCAGAATGCCCTTTCACTGGCCGAGATCCAGAAACTCGAAGAGGAGAGAGAACGACAGGTGCGGGAGGAG CAGCGACGTCAGCAACAAGAGCTcctgaagctgcagcagcagcaagcctTACAACAGGCTCAGCAGCCTCATGCCAAGCTGTCTGGTTGGGGTAATGTGGCCAAACAGCCTGTTGTTACCAAGTCCTTGCTGGAGATTCAGAGGGAGGAGGCCCAGCAGATGAAACAGcggaaggagcagcagcagcagcaacagcaacagcagcagcaacaacagcagcagcaacaacaaccacaacaacaccaccaccaccaccccattGTCACCCAACAGACCCGGCCTCAAAACAGAACT ACATCTCTGAGTAACTCAGTGTGGGGGTCTGTCAACACCAGCACCTGCACTAACTGGGGCTCTGACTCCAGCAGTATCTGGGGTGACACCCACAACTCTAACATGGGCTTCTGGGATGAGGCCGTGAAGGAGGCTGTTCAGCAACCTCCTCAACCCAGAAAAGGCAGCATGCAGAAGAACAACAAAGGCAACGCCAACCTCGG TAACACTTTGAGTGGGCGAGCCAATAAGAAggtagaagaggaggagaagttGCTAAAGTTGTTCCAAGGGGTCAATAAGAGCCAGCAGGACACTTTCATGCAGTGGTGCGAGCAAACCCTGCACACCCTCAACACAGCCAACAATCTGGATG TTCCTACATTTGCTTCCTTCCTGAAAGAAGTGGACTCTCCATACGAGGTGCACGACTACATCAGGGCCTATCTGGGGGACACTCCCGAGGCCAAGGACTTTGCCAAACAGTTCCTGGAACGTCGTGCCAAACAGAACGCTAACCAACAGAAACAGGCACCGCAAAACCAACAGCAAGtcctcaaacagcagcag
- the kncn gene encoding kinocilin: MNPVSIREYHGLRVGSALLSIVAGCIIIGVSRECDAHAVGGIFLGAGGLGLLISIYPFIKAWLNINHILPSFENFRVHPTAANPAPDQPIATLRPEGTQSQLNLERSKSCMGTLVEGGPMAAANPAEGTSSDMPDVLSRRKLKQSPSDQDLP, encoded by the exons ATGAACCCTGTCAGCATCAGGGAGTACCATGGGCTACGGGTGGGTTCAGCCCTGCTCAGCATCGTGGCCGGCTGCATCATCATTGGGGTGTCCAGGGAGTGTGATGCCCATGCTGTAGGAGGTATCTTCCTGGGGGCAGGGGGCCtcg GCCTGCTCATATCGATCTACCCCTTCATAAAAGCCTGGCTGAACATCAACCATATTCTTCCATCCTTTG AAAACTTCAGAGTGCACCCAACGGCTGCCAATCCCGCTCCTGATCAACCGATAGCAACGCTAAGACCAGAAG GGACTCAGAGTCAACTAAATCTGGAACGTTCTAAGAGTTGTATGGGAACGCTTGTGGAGGGTGGACCAATGGCTGCGGCTAACCCAGCTGAGGG GACATCTTCAGACATGCCGGATGTCTTATCCAGACGAAAACTAAAGCAGTCACCTTCTGATCAAGACCTGCCTTGA
- the LOC120799219 gene encoding transmembrane protein 275, with protein MVISDRNTGTPVPKKEPQKKKRRKSRPHGLPSPALCCACGLCIMLAGLNITLVGAFAFSTLVPSANPPIIIGPILLLVAFSFFGACCVCSRLPPPHSSRRSKVGGRGTGLMGHGGLAGGAAFEIETSEHTLQDTTAVQLSPTSSPGSSRASSPEEEAPDAALPGTCKLFTMDTNGPSSVSATAVYSTSTAAGGEVRLNLPREEVVT; from the coding sequence ATGGTCATCTCTGATAGAAACACCGGCACTCCTGTACCCAAAAAGGAGccccagaagaagaagaggaggaagtctCGCCCTCACGGCCTGCCCTCTCCGGCACTCTGCTGTGCCTGTGGCCTATGCATCATGCTGGCTGGACTCAACATCACTCTGGTGGGAGCATTCGCCTTCAGCACACTTGTGCCTTCCGCCAACCCCCCGATCATCATCGGACCTATCCTACTGCTGGtggccttttccttttttggggCCTGTTGCGTGTGCAGCCGCCTCCCCCCTCCTCACAGCTCACGGAGGTCTAAGGTGGGCGGCAGGGGCACGGGGTTGATGGGACACGGCGGGCTAGCTGGTGGGGCAGCATTTGAAATTGAGACCAGCGAGCACACGCTGCAGGATACTACAGCTGTGCAGCTCAGCCCCACATCCTCCCCTGGCTCATCCCGGGCGTCCAGCCCGGAAGAGGAGGCTCCAGATGCGGCCCTGCCAGGCACCTGCAAGCTCTTCACCATGGACACCAACGGCCCTTCTTCTGTTTCCGCCACTGCAGTCTACTCTACCTCCACAGCAGCAGGAGGGGAGGTGAGGCTCAACCTGCCACGTGAAGAAGTGGTCACCTAG